One window from the genome of Pyrus communis chromosome 16, drPyrComm1.1, whole genome shotgun sequence encodes:
- the LOC137720607 gene encoding receptor-like cytosolic serine/threonine-protein kinase RBK1, translating into MTAEETLGETKGNPEMESESQGDPRKIESCEDEPSPRGVLEIPITDSDYSGSSCGTSSCSEKTMGQTLMRDISIGLQMRGKGMFDALKKKSAWRFSTIPILGASYELSRRNLRRRLARIWNAEDEEEEGADGMSVTKPSWRNFDYAELAAATANFKPENLIGKGGQAEVYKGFLSNGTIVAVKRLMKKEKEKENEDRVGDFLAEVGIIAHIRHPNAARLLGFGIDSGLHLVLQFSPHGSLASLLFGTAECMDWKIRFKVAIGIAEGLRYLHHECHRRIIHRDIKASNILLTEDYEAQISDFGLAKWLPEKWTHHVVFPIEGTFGYLSPEYFMHGIVDEKTDVFAYGVLLLELITGRRAVDSTQQSLVTWAKPLLDASNMKELADPLLEDAYDPIEMKRAMVTASMCISHQSTRRPYMNRAVQMLKGEDGVADQLRQRSTAVRSLVLESCDLEDYTCSNYLSDLNRHRQLVLDQ; encoded by the exons ATGACGGCGGAAG AGACCTTAGGAGAAACGAAAGGAAACCCAGAAATGGAATCAGAGTCACAAGGCGATCCGAGGAAGATCGAGTCGTGTGAAGACGAGCCGTCGCCGAGGGGCGTGTTGGAAATCCCCATTACGGACTCGGACTACAGCGGCAGCAGCTGCGGCACATCTTCTTGTTCCGAAAAGACGATGGGCCAGACGCTAATGCGAGACATCAGCATTGGGTTGCAGATGAGAGGCAAGGGAATGTTCGATGCCTTGAAGAAGAAGTCAGCGTGGCGGTTTTCGACCATTCCCATATTGGGTGCCAGCTATGAACTTTCCAGGAGGAACTTGAGGAGGAGACTGGCTCGGATTTGGAACGCcgaggatgaggaggaggaaggagcTGATGGGATGTCCGTTACGAAGCCGTCATGGAGGAACTTTGATTATGCTGAGCTTGCTGCTGCTACTGCCAATTTCAAACCTG AGAACCTGATTGGCAAAGGTGGGCAAGCAGAAGTTTACAAGGGGTTCTTATCCAATGGTACAATTGTAGCAGTCAAGAGGCtaatgaagaaagagaaagagaaagaaaacgaGGATCGAGTTGGCGATTTTTTGGCTGAGGTTGGGATTATTGCACACATAAGACACCCGAATGCTGCTCGCCTACTTGGCTTTGGCATCGACAGTGGTTTGCACCTTGTCCTGCAATTTTCCCCACACGGCAGCTTAGCTTCTCTACTCTTTG GTACAGCAGAATGTATGGATTGGAAGATCAGGTTTAAGGTAGCAATTGGGATAGCAGAAGGTTTGCGATATCTCCATCACGAATGCCACAGGCGCATCATTCACCGGGACATCAAGGCCTCTAATATATTACTAACCGAAGATTATGAAGCTCAA ATATCTGATTTCGGACTAGCAAAGTGGCTCCCAGAGAAATGGACTCACCATGTTGTATTCCCTATTGAAGGCACATTCGG GTACTTGTCTCCAGAGTACTTCATGCATGGAATTGTCGACGAGAAGACTGATGTGTTTGCATATGGGGTTTTATTACTGGAGCTCATAACAGGTCGCCGTGCAGTTGATTCAACTCAGCAAAGCCTTGTGACCTGG GCAAAGCCGCTTCTAGATGCAAGTAATATGAAGGAGCTAGCAGATCCTCTGTTAGAAGATGCATATGATCCGATTGAGATGAAAAGAGCCATGGTGACGGCTTCAATGTGCATCAGTCATCAATCCACAAGGCGTCCGTATATGAATCGG GCAGTGCAGATGCTAAAGGGCGAGGATGGCGTCGCAGATCAGTTGAGACAGAGGTCTACAGCAGTGAGATCACTGGTCCTAGAGTCTTGTGACTTGGAAGACTACACTTGTTCGAATTACCTCAGCGATCTCAACCGCCACCGGCAACTCGTGTTGGATCAGTAG
- the LOC137719857 gene encoding uncharacterized protein, which translates to MTPEVVLRVCLLILTLAVFFAIHKLSRNALTKLRTNNRANLQSTRHFIHGSQLLYRARSTPHKAQSQAHAKNALMEAQKALSLSPRDPGPHILKALSLDLLGHKTSAPKSLDAALSTPCVKTLSEKERGDALVKRAELKLGLNRRRRVDSAVEDLVHAVRLGRAEGDATAFCLLGQCYEWKRMRKETREEFERALRVNPGSDLACQGLDRLGP; encoded by the coding sequence ATGACACCAGAGGTGGTGCTGCGGGTCTGCCTTCTGATCCTAACCCTAGCGGTGTTCTTCGCCATACACAAACTCTCCAGAAACGCCCTCACCAAGCTCCGAACCAACAACCGAGCCAACCTCCAATCGACCCGCCACTTCATCCACGGGTCGCAGCTCCTGTACCGAGCACGGTCCACTCCCCACAAGGCCCAATCCCAGGCCCACGCCAAAAACGCCTTGATGGAGGCCCAGAAGGCGCTGTCTCTCTCGCCCAGGGATCCGGGCCCACACATCCTCAAAGCCCTATCACTCGATCTCTTGGGGCACAAGACCTCCGCGCCGAAATCGCTTGACGCGGCCCTGTCGACGCCGTGCGTGAAGACGCTCTCTGAGAAGGAGCGCGGGGACGCTCTGGTGAAGAGGGCCGAGTTAAAGCTCGGGCTGAACCGGAGGCGGCGGGTGGACTCGGCGGTTGAAGACCTGGTGCATGCGGTCAGGCTGGGTCGGGCGGAGGGGGATGCGACGGCGTTTTGTCTGTTGGGTCAGTGTTACGAgtggaagaggatgaggaaggAAACCAGAGAGGAATTTGAGCGGGCCTTGAGGGTTAATCCCGGGTCGGATTTGGCCTGTCAGGGCTTGGATCGGTTAGGACCCTAG